A region of the Littorina saxatilis isolate snail1 linkage group LG12, US_GU_Lsax_2.0, whole genome shotgun sequence genome:
GCCGTCAGGAACCAGCGCCGACTGCTTGCAGAACTACCTTGAGTGTGTGTTAGGCATCTCTGTGACATCCATTGCTCTAAGCAAGGGCCGCAACTCCGCTGTGGTGATCATGAGTAATTCTTCGGGTGATGAGCTTGGTACGTTATTTCATAAGATTTTATTTGAGACATGTACACTACACGAGGAAAATTTCTTGGCTTGAGTACATTcaatatattgattgattgacacaaGAAAATACAAGTGCTCACTGAATTtctgacacacacgcatgcatgcacacacacacgcatgcacattcGCACaaatacgcgcacacacacacacacacacacacacacacacacacacacacacacacacacacacaaacacacacaaacacacttgaaaaaaacatgagtggTTACTGAATTCTACCTTAAAAAGGTCACGCTTATTAAAGCATACTATTCATGAGAGACATACACTTACTGGTTCAAGAATGTGTTAATGTATTTGGTATCTTGTCAGTTTTAGTATTAACTCTGCTGTAAGAGGTTTCATACATATAGAGATACAGCAAAAATTAAAATTCACCAAAAGAAAAAATACTTTGCCTGTGCAGTCACAATGTATGACTTAAGGTTACAAAGTAAAAAGTATGTAAGTTTGTTTCATTATTTCCAGATTTACCAAGCATCAACAGCGCATGTGTGGAAAGTCCGCTTGAAGAAGGCAGCCTCGTGTCATTTGTGAAAGTTTCTAGTTCTCCATCATCTGTTATTCGAGTGACTGGCCTGAAACCTAAGACAGCTGATGAAGCAGTGCAGTTCTTCTTCAGCAACAAGAGAAGGAACCAGGGTGGCCCAGCGAAGAGAGTGGAAAGAAGTCAAGATAAAGCATCAGCTCTCGTCCACTTCATCAAGCATGAAGGTTGGCAATGATAAAATATAGAGGTAGATTGTGGCCGTGTGGAAATGCTTAACTTTGAAGAGAATCAAAATGTATCTGATTCAAGAAAACTGGTGGTATTGATAATTGTATTATTTATTGTAAAATACTGTATATCCATGTCTGAAAATGATTGACGGTATTGAAGACTGTGCACACGTTTATAACTTATGCTTTAATTGATAAATGTGAGGTCAGTGCATGTAAACTCACaatttgatttgtatgttgtgTGAAGTGAAGGTGTTGTGCATTGAATACAAGCAAAAAAATAACCTACCTTCATGTTTGAAAACATTCTTAACGTAAGGAGGTAAGCAAATATAATCAGTTTATCTTTTCACATCAAAtgtgtacagtaaaacctcccactaacgaccttgaaaatgtccagaaaaatcggtcgtaaaaaggaggggtctttattgggagTTTGGGAGGTATAATTTTTTTCACAGGGGTGGCAACTGTTGGGCAGTTCAGTCTTGAAAGTTGTGTCCGTTATCCTATTTGTGTTCCCATTTGTTGTGCATATGGATAAGCATGATGTACGTGCATACACCAGCGCACAGACGGgcagacataacacacacacacacacacacacacacacacacacacacacacacacacacacacacacacacacacacatatacacacacacacacacacacacacttacacacactcggTGTCATAGGTAAAACTCGCTGattgaccccgggtaagaaggtcagtgtctgtaaccTGGGACAGGAAGgtttcctctcagacatcaaaggagACCGTCCCATAGGTAAAACTTGCTCATTGGCAAGTATGAGTCATTGACCCGAGGTCTCAGTTGGtgagcacacactcacagaataCGTACACAGCAATTCATTATTGAGATGTTGTTCTAACTGCCCCTACCCAACCCCTCCCATCCCCTCCCCCTACTTCGAGGACAGTCCTTCAATTGTGACAGCAATAGGTGAGAAGATGACAGCCGTAGGCCACTGGACTTGCATGCACTACTGACTACAGACTTCCACCCCTGACTCTTGATGCGTGACTAATGGCGTGCGTGTTCCGCGTGTGCTGCGTAATTACGACCTTTGACACTCACTGGTTAAAAGGTCAAAGTCGTTATTGACCCTAAGTTGGTAGGTCGGTCGTCGGAAAAAGGAGGgcgtcgttcttgggaggttagttacagtgtGAAAAGCATCCGTGCCGAAAAAATCTGTCGtcaaaaggagggggtcgttcttgggagaggtcgttacgggaggttccactgtatttcatCCCAACAATGACTGTACACTGACTTGACTGTGTGTACAATATTCTGGTGATACTTTACAGATGCAGAAGCTGTGGTGAAGAAAGGAGATCACACTCTTGACGGCAACCCACTGCATGTAACTCTGCATGATGAAGCGGACTCTGAAAATGAATCAGATGAGAGTGAAAGAAGAAGGTCTGTTTCCTCCATGGACGGAGAGTCATTCAGAAGGGATGAGCCATCATCAGATGACGAGTATGCAGCAGATCAGGAAGGTAAAGCTGCACAGTCCAGCAAAGGAGGATTGGCTTCAAGGGAAGGAGAGTATGCCAGAGGAAACACAGATTTCATGTCAAATAGGCAACATGAGTCAGCAGTAAGCagctcttctttttcttcagacaatgaccgagacaaaAATAAAGGCCAATACTCCAGTTCAGCTTTGGCACAGATGAAGCCCAGAGAAGACTACGACGAAGGGATGGGAGATCCAAGAAGACTCACTGATGAGTATCCTCAACAGGGGGGTTCAAGGTACCAAGAGGATCCTAGCAAGGCTTTGAAGAGGCAGACAGATGGCTACAGAGGGCAGGCTGACAGTGGTCTCATTGATTCTTTTAGGAGTCCAAAGAAAGACAAGAATGAGTTCAAGGTTAAGGAAAGAATGGAAAGGGCCCCAAGCAACCAGTATTCAGGTGGCAGTAACAGTCCCATGCTTGATTGCAGGAACCTTCGTCCAACAGCAGCCAGCTCCACAAAAAAAGTCACCAGAAACCAGTGTCACCCGTGAAAAGCATGATATAGCGATCAAGCTGGAAGAAAGAGCCATACGAAAGATCACTGGCAACCCTGTCCTGCTAAGAGAGCTAGCAACCAAAGTAAAGTCTGTGGGTGCAAGGTTTCGATGGAAGCAGCCTGACCAGATGATTGTTACGTGTCTGTTAGATGAGCCTACTCGTGAATGGGAGGAAGCTGTCCATGTAAAGgtcaaatttttttttggaCCTCTTGCCCCAGCATGAGCGACTGGCAGCAGAAAAAGAGAAACCAACGCCACAAAATGCAGCCAGCAGCACATGGGGGTACAGGGACAACCATGAGTCTGAGTGATGATACGTTTGATCGAGACACCTACAACACTCTCAAAAAATTCCAAGCCATCTGCTGAAACACCCATATCAGCCATGATTGAAGATGATATTCCCAACCTGAGACCCTGGCAGTTCAAAATACTATGCATACCGGCAGCTTTGGATAAGTTTTACAGATGTTATCCTGGTCTGAAAGTCTCTGTGGACAAAGAAAGAAGAACTGCGAAAGTCTCAGCCCCTGAAGATAAAATGAAGAAAGCCTTTTCTGATGTACTTGTCTTTGCCATGAGCCTCAGAGAGACGAAGATGTCTCTGAAACCAGGATTGCTGAAGATGTTTGAACGAGAAGACACCAAGGAGTGGATCCAGGAAACTGTGATCAGCGAACACGGTTTTGTGTGCCACTGGGAAGTGTCTGAGAAGCAGATCATTATCAGTGGCCAGTCGTCTGACCTTGCTCGCATACAGGAGATGTTTGAAGAAGCTTTCGAGGAGAAAACCATCAAGCTAGAAACGGAGGAGGCTTGTACCCTGAAATCACCGGCCTGGAGGTCATTCCTGGAGCAGCTGGAAGACAGTGACAGTCACCCACAGCCTGTGCTGCTGCCAGGAGGCGACAGTGTCATTATAGTTGACACACCCAGCCATATTTCCAGCACTGAGCTCAAGTTGAAGGAGTTCCTGAAAGAGAACAAGTTGGAAGGGAAGACCCTGGAGATAAGCCCTAACAAGGCCAAGCTCCTCATGGAGTTCTGCGATCATGAGGTCAAAGAGCTCATCAAGAAAGCAAAAGATGTTGGTGTCAATATCAGCTTTAACAAGAACGGGCTGCAGGCTCATGGCCTGAAGGACTGCCTCCCGGGTGTTGAGGGTGAAGTGAGAGAGATGGTGGCTCGCATCAAGGAAGACAAGATGACCTTCAAGAAGCCAGGAATGGCCAGGTATCTCAAGGGCAGCAAAGGCAATGACTTTCTGGGTCAGACAGGG
Encoded here:
- the LOC138983156 gene encoding uncharacterized protein; the encoded protein is MLSGVCRQLLFLLPQVAKRVAAREHALKSYPVQVEVCSSPPTLRAEAALTPEGRPSRTQARVKITPLPSQPGRRSATSTNAASEYRVKVSGVPSGTSADCLQNYLECVLGISVTSIALSKGRNSAVVIMSNSSGDELDLPSINSACVESPLEEGSLVSFVKVSSSPSSVIRVTGLKPKTADEAVQFFFSNKRRNQGGPAKRVERSQDKASALVHFIKHEDAEAVVKKGDHTLDGNPLHVTLHDEADSENESDESERRRSVSSMDGESFRRDEPSSDDEYAADQEGKAAQSSKGGLASREGEYARGNTDFMSNRQHESAVSSSSFSSDNDRDKNKGQYSSSALAQMKPREDYDEGMGDPRRLTDEYPQQGGSRYQEDPSKALKRQTDGYRGQADSGLIDSFRSPKKDKNEFKVKERMERAPSNQYSGGSNSPMLDCRNLRPTAASSTKKVTRNQCHP